In Elephas maximus indicus isolate mEleMax1 chromosome 4, mEleMax1 primary haplotype, whole genome shotgun sequence, a genomic segment contains:
- the DDX11 gene encoding ATP-dependent DNA helicase DDX11 isoform X4 — translation MANKTQDVGGIKFPFPYTPYSIQKDFMTELYKVLEAGKIGIFESPTGTGKSLSLICGALSWLRDFEQKKRQEEARLLETGTVHLSDGKAQPPSLSSSCQVTPDTVRPAGEPDWVTQFVQKKEERDLVDRLKEERVRRKKREERLQQLRHNAQLKYAAKRVRQEEEEMESLLRLSREMLAAGAETEQLESGEEELVLAEYESDEEKRAASGIDEDEDDFEEEHVTKIYYCSRTHSQLAQFVHEVQKSPFGKDTRLVSLGSRQNLCVNEDVKNLGSVQLVNDRCMEMQRSKHEKKSEAEEEKPKRRRQEGQAACPFYNYEQMQLLRDEVLVEVKDIEQLVAMGKEARACPYYGSRFAIPAAQLVVLPYQMLLHAATRQAAGVRLQGQVVIIDEAHNLIDAITSIHSTELSGSQLCQAHSQLLQYMERYRKRLKAKNLMYIKQILYLLEKFVAVLGGNIKQNPNTQSLSQTGTELKTINDFLFQSQIDNINLFKVQRYCEKSMVSRKLFGFTERYGVVLPPSREHPKLTGFQHFLQSLQPGVTEAAPSAPAEEGEARAPRPASPLMHVEGFLAALTTANQDGRVILSRQGSLSQSSLKFLLLNPAVHFTQVVKECRAVVIAGGTMQPVSDFREQLLACAGVGAERVVEFSCGHVIPPDNILPLIICSGPSNQQLEFTYQKRELPQMMDETGRILCNLCNVVPGGVVCFFPSYEYLRQVYARWEQSGLLVRLAVKKKIFQEPKRANQVEQVLMEYSKCIKCCGQAAGTMTGALLLSVVGGKMSEGINFSDNLGRWQVQRGRGRAASTARGLWKGW, via the exons GGAAAATCTTTGAGCCTTATTTGTGGAGCCCTCTCCTGGCTTCGTGACTTTGAACAGAAGAAGCGTCAGGAAGAGGCGCGTCTCCTTGAAACTGGAACTGTTCACTTAAGTGATGGAAAGGCCCAGCCCCCATCTCTCTCATCCTCCTGCCAAGTGACACCAGATACAGTGAGGCCTGCAGGAGAGCCTGACTGGGTTACTCAGTTTGtgcagaagaaggaagaaagggacctGGTGGACCGACTCAAG GAGGAGCGGGTCAGGAGGAAGAAGCGAGAAGAACGCCTCCAACAGCTCCGTCATAACGCACAGCTCAAGTACGCAGCCAAGCGCGTG AGacaggaagaagaagaaatggagaGTCTCCTCCGCCTCAGCAGGGAGATGCTGGCAGCAGGAGCAGAGACTGAGCAGCTAGAATCTGGGGAGGAGGAGCTGGTCCTGGCCGAATATGAGAGTGACGAAGAgaaaagagcagctagtgg AATTGATGAGGATGAAGATGACTTCGAGGAGGAACATGTAACCAAG ATTTATTACTGCAGTCGGACACACTCCCAGCTGGCCCAGTTTGTGCACGAGGTACAGAAGAGCCCCTTTGGCAAGGACACCCGACTTGTCTCACTCGGCTCTCGGCAG AACCTTTGTGTAAACGAAGACGTGAAAAATCTGGGCTCCGTGCAGCTCGTCAATGACCGCTGTATGGAGATGCAGAGAAGCAAGCACG AAAAGAAGAGCGAAGCAGAGGAAGAGAAGCCAAAgcgaagaaggcaggaaggccaGGCTGCCTGCCCCTTCTATAACTATGAGCAGATGCAGCTCCTCCGGGATGAGGTTCTCGTGGAGGTGAAAGACATTGAGCAGCTGGTGGCCATGGGGAAGGAGGCACGGGCCTGTCCCTATTACGGGAGCCGATTTGCCATTCCTGCAGCCCAG CTGGTGGTGCTGCCTTACCAGATGCTGCTGCACGCGGCCACGCGGCAGGCAGCGGGCGTCCGGCTGCAGGGCCAGGTGGTCATCATTGATGAGGCGCACAACCTGATTGACGCCATCACCAGCATCCACAGCACGGAGCTCAGCGGTTCCCAG CTCTGCCAGGCCCATTCCCAGCTGCTCCAGTATATGGAACGATATAG GAAGCGTTTGAAGGCCAAGAACCTGATGTACATCAAGCAGATCCTGTATTTGTTGGAGAAGTTTGTGGCTGTGCTGGGAG GGAACATTAAGCAAAACCCCAATACACAGAGCCTCTCACAGACAG GGACGGAACTGAAGACCATCAACGACTTTCTCTTTCAGAGCCAGATCGACAACATCAACCTGTTCAAG gTGCAGCGGTACTGTGAAAAGAGCATGGTCAGCAGAAAG CTCTTTGGCTTCACGGAACGATACGGAGTGGTCCTTCCCCCTTCCAGGGAGCACCCCAAACTGACTGGGTTTCAGCACTTCCTGCAGAGCCTGCAGCCTGGGGTGACCGAGG CAGCTCCTTCAGCTCCTGCGGAGGAGGGTGAGGCCAGGGCTCCGCGGCCTGCGTCTCCCCTGATGCACGTCGAAGGCTTCCTTGCGGCTCTCACCACAGCCAACCAGGACGGCAGGGTCATCCTGAGCCGCCAAG GCAGCCTCAGTCAGAGCAGCCTGAAATTCTTGCTCCTGAATCCAGCTGTGCACTTTACCCAGGTGGTGAAGGAATGCCGGGCAGTGGTCATTGCGGGGGGCACCATGCAGCCG GTGTCTGACTTCCGGGAGCAGCTGCTGGCCTGTGCTGGGGTTGGAGCTGAGCGTGTGGTGGAGTTCTCTTGTG GTCACGTGATCCCTCCAGACAATATCCTACCCCTCATCATCTGCAGCGGGCCCTCCAACCAGCAGCTGGAGTTCACATACCAGAAAAGGGAGCTGCCTCAGATG ATGGATGAGACAGGCCGCATTCTCTGTAACCTGTGCAACGTGGTACCTGGAGGGGTGGTGTGTTTCTTCCCCTCCTATGAGTACCTGCGCCAGGTCTATGCCCGCTGGGAACAGAGTGGCCTGCTGGTCCGCCTGGCTGTCAAGAAAAAG ATATTTCAGGAACCCAAGAGAGCAAACCAGGTGGAGCAGGTACTGATGGAATATTCCAAGTGCATTAAG TGCTGTGGCCAGGCAGCAGGCACGATGACCGGGGCCCTGCTCCTCTCTGTGGTCGGAGGAAAGATGAGTGAGGGGATCAACTTTTCTGACAACCTAGGCCG